Below is a window of Danio rerio strain Tuebingen ecotype United States chromosome 11, GRCz12tu, whole genome shotgun sequence DNA.
TCCTGCATGAATGATTCATGGTTAAGTTCAATGTTTCTCTAAAAAGAATCAGCCATTATGAAAGAATTGCTTGAATGAAAGATTTATTCATTTTGCACATCTTCCAACACTTCCATTTGCAATGTTGTGTGATATTTaccatgaatatatatatatatatatatatatatatatatatatatatatatatatatatatatatatatgaatgtatatataaaacaacttAAAAGAAATCCTTATACTCTCATATTTGCATTAAAATAAGCGATTTAAAAAACGTTATTTTGTAGCTTCAACAGATTTGGCAATAACATCCAGTGCCGAAGTCATGACAGATTCAGAAACCAGTAAGCACTTCTGTCCATCTGAGCTTTTACTGTAATGTATATAATTTTCTCCTAAATCTACTAATcaacatttgttttgttgctataGATATGCCTAATCTAACCACCCACGACAGCCACCATTTCAACAGTTCTGCAAATAGTAAGTCCAAGATTCTTCTACAAACTCTATCACTTCTGTagccaaatataaatatatctgatTGGTTTTATTCACAAATCCTCAGCCACCCTGGAATCGACTACACTGATTAAAACTACAAAAGACACATcaggtaacaaaaaaaaaaaatacaaaaaaactttgtaaattaacagtttacCATATTTTGATTCGtgtttttattttccttgtttatttctgcttttgaattgcctAATGAGACATTGATtgttcttccaacaacttttaacctagttcaaaaaaagttactttatcaatatttaaatagtttaaagtgatatattgtctgggttggtgttgtatattacactacaaaaactttgtaataaactgtcagTACATTTTTCCATAAtttacttatttctctatatattatttttaatactatttcaaacgactaaaatgtcaataaaagccactttgttaaactgtagggtTGAATTTTCAactcagagcagagatcaacatcacaTAATGCATAATGCAATACACAAACGGAAATAACTGGAAAACACAATCGcaaaatacagtaacttaattaacagatattttatggCGTGGGCCTTAAAACACTGACATTTAAATTCACAAATAtgatatatacaattatataccAACCAACTTTATTCAGTAAACAGGTATGAAGTGTTAAACTGTTAAATACTACTGTAAAGATATGCTGATGGACAATTTCTCCTTCACAGTTTTCACATTGATAAACGAAGGGCTTGAAAGTGAAAACAAGTCAAATAAAAGTAAGTATCTTTAATCAGAGGTTTTCCATGATGAAGTATAATCATTAACCTgcatcatacactctcagaaataaaggtacgagagctgccactggggtggtaccttttcaaaaggtacacatttgtacctaaagggtccatactaataccttaagggtacttattagtacctaaaacgtacaaaagtgttcctcttaaatagTTTCTGCACAACTCTATGCTTTTGAGGAACCAATacggaccctttaagtacaaatatgtatcttttgaaaaggtaccaccctagtgacagctctCGTTTCTGAGTGTAAGATTGTAAAATGTTACCTCCACGTTTAATACAGTGGATCATTGTATATGTTATTATCTTTTTGTCTTTCACAGGAATGTTTTTCCTCGTTGCTGTGGCTGCGACTGGTGGAGGAATTTTCCTGACTGGACTCATTGGCATCTTTCTGTACGGATGTACACGTAAGTCTGTGTTtatgaaaatgtacatatttcatGATGCTTGTAGTTCAACAATGTGAATGAAATGTAAATGTCAACCAATATAATGGTTCTTTCACTGCAGGAAAACCAAAAGCTCAGAGGTGAGGATGTTTCTATTATGTAAGAGTACTctgtaaaataaatcattgatgaaatgaacagaAAATAAAGGGTGGCATTTGTGCTATTTAGCATCTGGTTTGAATCCAGACGTAAAAAACAAGGTGAGTATTCATTCCACTCCTCAACACAGCATGTAAGTCACTGTggcaaactattattttaaggtgtcctcattacagtgtaactattcatcctgagtaatattaattaacGGCATGTACTTACTATGTGGTTAGGGTCAGTATAAGGGTTAGGTTTATAGTAATTATTCATTcactctggcttagtcccttatctatcagaggtcaccacagcagaatgaactgccaacttaattGCAATTAATTTTGCATGTTAAGTTGCGATTGCTTTTCTTAACATTTTGTTACAAGgacatcttaaaataaaatgtttccacTATTTCCTATTTAAAATATGAGTAGTGGTGAAGGTTTGCTGAAATCTTGTATTATTGTCTGTATTATAGAAGTTACTTTGCCAGTGACCGGTTCAGACTCAGTAAGCATCATCAGTGCATATTTGTGTTACTAACGGGATCTTCTTGATACTTGCACTGTTCAATAAATCACTTTTTTGTTATTTAGATTGAGGAAGATTCAGTTGTTTACTCAACAGTAAAGTTCATAGAGTCCACCTCTCCAACAGCAGGTAAACAGTAAAACTGCTCACTTTAAACTATGCTCGGCACCTTCAATTTGCCAATACTTTCAATCAGTTACAGTGATAAAACTGTATCTTCATCTTCTATGtgaaataaattaactaaatcaAGTAAACTATCTCAAGATTAGTAAATTTTGATGTACTATGGTAGGAGTAACCGCCCAGCAagcttttatttgcatttaaaagacaTCTATAGACATCCAGACATAGACGTTTTGGGTAAAACAAGGTTAAATTTGGGCTGCACGTTAAAACATCTTTCAAGAACAGACTGGTCATCAAATAGACATGACTGAATGAAAGACTAATAAATGCTGGGTTTGCCCCTACTGGCCCATCATCCTTATTTGAATGTTGTCAGATTTCATTGATGATTTCAAATATGAAATGTTTGATGTAGAAATAAATTGAATGTTTTTCCATTCAAATTACTGAAAAAGCTTAATAAAAAGGGTTTCAAAGCTGGCCAACTGAGTAAAAAGACTTGTCTTAAAGGTCCGCATTGATTTAGCTGGCAATTATttggctaaaaataaaataaaatgctaactATATAATTTAGATCCCAGCTAAGCGACAACATTCTCAGATTGTTCTCTCAAAGTTATGAACAAACATTCTCCCAATACACTGTCATAAAAAAGATGACAACTTACaattaaggcaacaaacttcagaaCTTTGAGTTTCCTCAACTTCAATTAAGTCAAGTGTAAAAATTTGTTTGAAAGTTAAGTCTACTTAAAAATGTCCTTATGTTTGTTGCCTTGAAATTTTAAGCtgagtcaaactttttttttttacacaatgtaCTATAGGGTATATGCTAGTGTCTCTTACCATACGGATAAACCTCTGAtgaatggttaatgtgactttttcaattttatatggttcctttaaaagcattgatgttgtaatgtaattaaaatataatcagttaaatcaacttcagcattcatttagatgctcaagcgtaaaatgagatgaaaaatCTTTTACATGCACCCGCTCGTCAGGAttagcaggctagtgcagaaacttAAATgaatatactggagtaaaataaatgttcatattttaatgacatggtgcagaaaaattacatttaaggcagtggtttttgtacattctgagactaactttatatcgtatatcaattAGGCAGTGAAAAATCGCagattattaaagaaaaaagaccttaaacgcgccgattttgTAACGGTTTCGCTGGAAGCGTTTGACTCAGGTTAtttcaaaattaaaagtccttttgcATATTTCTGAATATACtctattaattatttgttaaaataacatttttcatCTCTGTACTAAATGcaatatacacatttatacagaaacattttagttgtattttttatatttggttAACATTTTTCTGGTTTCTGAATATTTAAGAGCATTACAAATAAATGTTACCATAACATGGAAATGTTGAtgatacttaaatatttaaaacattcaatgAAAATATTTTGCATTATCTGAACAAAATCCTTGACATGTCTTATGATATATGATATCTTATGTACCATGCAGAGATCACTGAAGGATCAAATCAAACTGAGGTGAGTATAGGAGCTGGTTCACACAGAGCACGTTATGTATGTTCTATACAAAAGAATCACATTTTATGTTTCTACCTCCAGCAAGAATCAAATGCTTTATTTTACACCATCCTCACCCAGCCGCCCGTCTCCAGTGACTGCGAGACTGTCTACAGTCAGGTGACGGTCCTCTGACAGAATCCAGCTATCACAAACCATTTAACTCATCATAAATGGAACCATCAAATGCATGCCTTTTTTGGTCAAATCTTATGCTTTTTTTAACAACACAACCTCACAACTTTCACAAGTGTCATAAGTCACAAACTTCCGATCCTACAGTACATGCCTTTTATAGTAAATGTTAACCTTCTGCTTTTGAAAGAACACAACCTCCTAACCTTTCACAAGTCAAACGTCATAAACTTTCATTTCATTTGTGCTTTGGGTGGTTCTGCAGTACATGTAGCCACATCAAAATACACACAGCATCATCGTGCATACTGTTAAGCAATAATGAGAGTGTGCGCCAAACACAATAATTTTTCACccactttgaatgttatcactcaattggatggacattatcagtggttatcagctgatagatatgggccagtaggggccttctgcgcctactagtagACTCAGAAGGTTGTCATCATCCAcccatggttaatcagctatactaatagagaagactccagatccagatatgtttttacattactgtgatgttgggtttagggttggggtagacgttaatagaATACAACTAATTGGAAATTttatcaataatataaataactctTGTTAACTTCCGTCAGCAGCCGGATGTGATCtaaagctgattaaccatgtggatggatgataacagccttctgagtctactagtaggcgcagaaggcccctactggcccatatctatcagctgataaccactgataatgtccatccaattgagtgataacattcaaagcggGTGAAAAATTATTGTGTTTGGCGCACACTCTCATTAATGCTTAACAGTATACACAATGATGCTGTGAGTATTTTGATGGCTACATGTACTGCAGAACCACTCAAAGCACAAATGAAATGAAAGTTTATGACGTTTGACTTATGAAAGGTTAGGAGGCCCatgtctatcagctgataaccacagataatgcccattcaatcgagtaatAACATTTGAATCAACTAATATTAGTCCTGCTGGTTTTCACTTGATATTCACCATTTAAAGcactattttatattataatcttCTCTTTTTCTAAAACTACActataaacaaaaaacataattttacggtttatttccggcagctgggatgccagaaaaacataaaataactgtcgttaaataatagaaatttactgtaaaataacaaaggttgaattaaagtaatttaccagaaatttaaggaaatttctgtagtttaatgtttgttattttactgtaaatttctgtaatttaacaactgatattttacgttttttttttccggcatcccatctgctggaaataaaccgtaaaattatgggtttttttttacagtgtagggtgtAAAATATCCGcctttgttttgttcaaatggtCTCATGAGCTTTGATTGTCAAATTAAACTTGCATTGCTTAACCATATATGAACACATTTTCTGATCATACAGTCTTATGAAAATcaacattttgtttatatttcattGTTTACAACTGTAATAGTAATAGTTCATACATCCAAAGATTTTTGTAATTAAACCAATGGTCTAAATATTTGTTTCTTACTCAGTTTGCATCATTGTTAAAACTGTAtgaaaataaatgtgcaaataaacaaTTTGAATACATTCATGAAAATACATAGGgggaaactcattcattcattcattcactcattcattcattctttcattcattttcttttcggcttagtcctgtagggatagtttacagtttgacccaaagaatgaccagtctggtagatgtagaagagccggagtcagagattttaataaataaatcaagtttactagAGAGATAGTTTTCAGttacatcagcagaagccagcttcaacactcgcaatgagttcctaggccgctctgcttacaatcaccaatcaataacaattatactctcacataacgtcattaactgcgtcacacATATAGGTGTtataacctgattggttaaaacacagagactaggaaaatttccacgtggggttcgtgcgtacaattctgaacattatcttaagcataaacgtcagacatcccttagactgattagagctgacccCAGACCTGTGAAACAGATCAACAATCAAacagaacacatacacacataaagtataatctgtttcttatccaaggctgagtgtactctcagccgtctttatcaaaactggttaaaaaccggtatcatctacattcaggcagttataattccttactacacaaagtctttcttgaataaaaagtagaatcactttaaaagatttaaccgtaaaaatagcaaaatcactttagacattttagacagtattaactagaaataacaatagaaacagttgcttccagtcctcagccctcagttccactcaaggtatccgtgacctctgacctagtttgatggcttctgaaaatagttataaagaggcaggcaaatgcactgaacattcttgtattaagcaatgtgttaacttattcattaattaaaatcaattcacagttaaatactgagaaacaggacgatgaaaaggataaacgttggtccatgatgagacggattggaaagcagaaatccgaatccttcagtccctttaataatctgaggtcgccacagcaggatgaaccgccaacttatccagcatatgttttacgcagcggttgcccttcaagctgcaacccaccactgggaaacacccatacacactcatccacacacattcactatggacaatttagtttacccaattcacctatagagaaTGTCTTTGGaattgttggggaaaccagagtacccggaggaaacccacaccaacactgggagaacatgcaaactccacacaggaatgtcaACTGAgacagccaaggcttgaaccagcatcTTTCTTGCtgtgacaccatcaagctacccactgcgccaaatgcaagtaaatgtaaatgcagtgAGGATACGTTCCACTGATCAGAAGGTATTTATTATCCTACAAATGATTGTAAATAAGTGGCATTATTGCTAAATTAAAAACGTGTTGCTCTGGGTACACGTTGTGgcatgttttagatgacaaatccactagagggcgttgtCTACATTTTATAGATTCTAAAAaacgttacttagggtacatgtacttttttatgtacatttacaACAAAACAAGTCATACTTCGTTATTTTGTGGTATTTGTTTggagttgttaaaaaaaaagctgaaaccaatcatttattcagctttattactttttaaatatcataaatatttaaaggaaCAAATATGGTTGGTGTCATACTGCCCTGAAGAGAATTTTTATCAggaaactgcagtcaaacttATGTTGAAGTACATTTTTTATGATTTCACAAATACCCCCCaaccataaaaataaaattaaaaattaggtTAAAGCACA
It encodes the following:
- the LOC110440122 gene encoding uncharacterized protein, producing the protein MALFIFITFQLLLEVVQQASTENATSFSESVSVTATGLAVVTSLPLTPENDTYTMTITETSKASTDLAITSSAEVMTDSETNMPNLTTHDSHHFNSSANTTLESTTLIKTTKDTSVFTLINEGLESENKSNKRMFFLVAVAATGGGIFLTGLIGIFLYGCTRKPKAQSIWFESRRKKQEVTLPVTGSDSIEEDSVVYSTVKFIESTSPTAEITEGSNQTEQESNALFYTILTQPPVSSDCETVYSQVTVL